A genome region from Solirubrobacter pauli includes the following:
- a CDS encoding SDR family oxidoreductase: MPAALVTGAASGIGKATAERLRADGFDVLGFDLEDGDLSTREGNQAAVDAALERFGRLDVVVANAGVQHVSPVRDFPEDRWDAIQAILLTSPFLLAKYAWDALTASDAGRFIAVASAHALVASPNKAAYVAAKHGVLGLVKTLALEGLQATAVCPGYVRTPLVEKQIPDQARAHGMSEDAVLEEVILQPHAIKRLIEPEEVANVIAFLAGPGGAAFSGVPVTMDLGWSAR; this comes from the coding sequence ATGCCCGCCGCTCTCGTCACCGGCGCCGCCAGCGGCATCGGCAAGGCCACGGCCGAGCGCCTGCGCGCCGACGGCTTCGACGTCCTCGGGTTCGACCTCGAGGACGGCGACCTGTCCACGCGCGAGGGGAACCAGGCCGCCGTCGACGCCGCGCTGGAGCGCTTCGGCCGCCTCGACGTCGTCGTCGCCAACGCCGGCGTCCAGCACGTCTCCCCCGTGCGCGACTTCCCCGAGGACCGCTGGGACGCGATCCAGGCGATCCTGCTGACGAGCCCGTTCCTGCTCGCCAAATACGCCTGGGACGCGCTGACCGCGTCGGACGCCGGCCGCTTCATCGCGGTCGCGAGCGCCCACGCGCTGGTCGCCTCGCCCAACAAGGCCGCCTACGTCGCCGCCAAGCACGGCGTGCTCGGGCTCGTCAAGACGCTCGCGCTGGAAGGGCTCCAGGCCACCGCGGTCTGCCCGGGCTACGTCCGCACCCCGCTCGTCGAGAAGCAGATCCCCGACCAGGCACGCGCGCACGGGATGAGTGAAGATGCCGTCCTGGAGGAGGTCATCCTGCAGCCCCACGCCATCAAGCGCCTGATCGAGCCCGAGGAGGTCGCGAACGTGATCGCGTTCCTCGCCGGCCCCGGCGGCGCGGCCTTCTCCGGCGTCCCCGTGACCATGGACCTCGGCTGGAGCGCCCGATAG
- a CDS encoding ArsR/SmtB family transcription factor — translation MPGVDDVFAALSDPTRREVLRSVAQRPELTASRLAGELPITRQAVAKHLAALQHAGLVEPRREGRETRYTVTPAPLMDAMDWMAEVGAQWDTRLARLVQRARG, via the coding sequence GTGCCTGGCGTAGACGACGTCTTCGCGGCGCTGAGCGACCCGACGCGGCGGGAGGTCCTGCGCTCGGTCGCCCAGCGGCCGGAGCTGACGGCGTCCCGCCTCGCCGGCGAGCTGCCGATCACCCGCCAGGCCGTGGCCAAGCACCTGGCGGCGTTGCAGCACGCGGGCCTGGTCGAGCCGCGCCGCGAGGGCCGCGAGACGCGCTACACGGTCACCCCAGCGCCCCTGATGGACGCCATGGACTGGATGGCCGAGGTGGGCGCGCAGTGGGATACGCGCCTGGCACGTCTGGTGCAGCGGGCTCGCGGGTAA
- a CDS encoding SRPBCC family protein, which yields MPVVNRDVVLPCDRERAWELITEPAELEEWFGEAVEFEAAEDAPLRVRDGDQTREGVVEEVTEGERIVFRWGDSRVEWRLEDAVSGTRFLVTEHRYARDTVTWGPKLLALSAASALCLA from the coding sequence CTCCCGTGCGACCGCGAGCGCGCGTGGGAGCTGATCACCGAGCCGGCCGAGCTCGAGGAGTGGTTCGGCGAGGCGGTCGAGTTCGAGGCCGCCGAGGACGCGCCGCTGCGCGTGCGCGACGGCGACCAGACCCGCGAGGGCGTCGTCGAGGAGGTCACCGAGGGCGAGCGGATCGTGTTCCGCTGGGGCGACTCGCGCGTCGAGTGGCGCCTCGAGGACGCCGTCTCCGGCACCCGCTTCCTCGTCACCGAGCACCGCTACGCGCGTGACACCGTCACGTGGGGCCCGAAGCTGCTGGCGCTGAGCGCCGCCTCCGCTCTGTGCCTGGCGTAG
- a CDS encoding ABC transporter ATP-binding protein — MSVAASEVTGDSPVAGEKIMEVDGLYKHFPIHSGFFRRQVGAVKAVDGISFDVLRGETLGLVGESGCGKSTTARLLLRLMEPTEGSIKFEGREIADAQGAELKALRREMQMIFQDPYSSLNPRKTVGSIISDPFAIHGLEKDAKGRKKAVQDLMDLVGLNPEHYNRYPHEFSGGQRQRIGVARALALKPKIIVADEPVSALDVSIQAQVLNLLRDLQRELGLTLIFIAHDLSVVRHMCDRVAVMYLGRIVELASSDQLYSHPRMPYTGALMSAVPVADPRLAAAKKRQVLTGDVPSPTNPPPGCRFHTRCWKAQEVCRNEDPALEAKAGGNLAACHFPLTDAEVLERVPTARNVEG, encoded by the coding sequence ATGAGCGTCGCAGCTTCCGAGGTGACCGGGGACAGCCCCGTCGCCGGCGAGAAGATCATGGAGGTCGACGGCCTCTACAAGCACTTCCCGATCCACTCCGGGTTCTTCCGGCGCCAGGTCGGGGCCGTCAAGGCCGTCGACGGGATCTCGTTCGACGTGCTGCGGGGCGAGACGCTCGGCCTCGTCGGCGAGTCCGGCTGCGGCAAGTCGACCACCGCGCGGCTGCTGCTCCGGCTGATGGAGCCCACGGAGGGCTCGATCAAGTTCGAGGGCCGCGAGATCGCCGACGCCCAGGGTGCCGAGCTCAAGGCGCTGCGTCGCGAGATGCAGATGATCTTCCAGGACCCCTACTCGTCCCTGAACCCGCGCAAGACCGTGGGCTCGATCATCAGCGACCCGTTCGCGATCCACGGCCTCGAGAAGGACGCCAAGGGCCGCAAGAAGGCCGTCCAGGACCTGATGGACCTCGTCGGCCTCAACCCGGAGCACTACAACCGCTACCCGCACGAGTTCTCCGGCGGCCAGCGGCAGCGCATCGGCGTCGCCCGCGCGCTGGCGCTCAAGCCGAAGATCATCGTCGCCGACGAGCCGGTGTCGGCCTTGGACGTGTCGATCCAGGCGCAGGTGCTGAACCTCCTGCGGGATCTCCAGCGGGAGCTGGGGCTGACGCTGATCTTCATCGCGCACGACCTGTCGGTCGTCCGCCACATGTGCGACCGCGTGGCCGTCATGTACCTCGGCCGGATCGTCGAGCTCGCCTCGTCCGACCAGCTCTACTCGCACCCGCGCATGCCCTACACGGGCGCCCTGATGTCGGCGGTGCCGGTGGCCGACCCGCGGCTGGCCGCCGCCAAGAAGCGCCAGGTGCTGACGGGCGACGTGCCGTCGCCGACCAACCCGCCCCCGGGCTGCCGCTTCCACACCCGCTGCTGGAAGGCGCAGGAGGTCTGCCGCAACGAGGACCCGGCGCTGGAGGCGAAGGCGGGCGGGAACCTGGCGGCGTGCCACTTCCCGCTGACGGACGCCGAGGTGCTCGAGCGGGTGCCGACGGCGCGCAACGTCGAGGGCTAG
- a CDS encoding Clp protease N-terminal domain-containing protein: protein MERPIDLPDRLTELLEHATRASDPEVALHALSALRRELDTFERVQAWKALDSGSSYGAVARALGISRQAAHRRYRELAAATEPPEGAGAPAPKLRVSPEARAAVQLAGEEAKELGAVRLGSEHLLLGILRGGDGVAAAALRAEGVTLEAARLAVAPTLVGEEAPPNGGITAYARLVFHEALKAAAGDPGHVIGVADLLRAALRDRRGGACRTLAALSADPDAITARLG, encoded by the coding sequence CTGGAGCGCCCGATAGACCTCCCGGACCGCCTCACCGAGCTGCTCGAGCACGCCACGCGCGCCTCCGACCCGGAGGTCGCCCTGCACGCCCTGTCCGCGCTCCGCCGCGAGCTGGACACGTTCGAGCGCGTCCAGGCCTGGAAGGCCCTGGACTCCGGCTCCTCCTACGGCGCCGTCGCCCGCGCGCTGGGCATCTCGCGTCAGGCCGCCCACCGCCGCTACCGCGAGCTCGCCGCCGCGACCGAGCCGCCCGAAGGCGCCGGGGCGCCCGCCCCGAAGCTCCGCGTCTCCCCCGAAGCCCGCGCCGCCGTCCAACTCGCGGGCGAGGAGGCCAAGGAGCTGGGCGCGGTGCGCCTCGGCTCCGAGCACCTGCTCCTCGGCATCCTCCGCGGTGGCGACGGCGTGGCCGCCGCGGCCCTCCGCGCCGAGGGCGTGACCCTGGAGGCGGCACGGCTGGCGGTCGCGCCGACGCTGGTCGGCGAGGAGGCCCCACCGAACGGCGGCATCACCGCGTACGCCCGGCTCGTCTTCCACGAGGCGCTGAAGGCGGCCGCGGGTGACCCGGGCCACGTCATCGGCGTGGCCGACCTGCTCCGCGCAGCCCTGCGCGACCGGCGTGGCGGCGCGTGCCGGACGCTCGCGGCGCTCAGCGCGGACCCGGACGCGATCACCGCGCGCCTGGGCTGA